A window of Cryptomeria japonica chromosome 3, Sugi_1.0, whole genome shotgun sequence contains these coding sequences:
- the LOC131050926 gene encoding uncharacterized protein LOC131050926, whose translation MLMQRHPLITWSPCAAHCLDLVLEDIGKIGWVKKVVEDAKSVTKFIYIHTWVLALMRKHTNGKDLVQPGVTRFASHFITLQSILSAIPHLKQMFVSDAWLGSAYSKRPEAEKIVSIVFDEGFNKSGEELTAVTEPLVRVLRMVDGKGMPMGFIYEAMDRAKEAISHYYRGNARKCEIFWRIIDRRWTNQLHQPIHAFAYFLNPKFYFSDSFRADEEVMAGVITCIDKMTPDPELRDKVLDELEIYKSAEGRLFSSQLAIDRRGKQQPGKKFSNLVQ comes from the exons atgcttatgcAGAGGCATCCTTtgattacatggagtccttgtgctgcacattgcttggacttggtgctagaggacattgggaagattggatgggtgaagaaggtggttgaagatgcaaaaagtgtcaccaaattcatctacatccatacttgggtgcttgctttgatgagaaaacacacaaatggcaaggaccttgtgcaacctggagtgacacgatttgctagccacttcatcactttgcagagcattcttagtgccattcctcatcttaagcagatgtttgtgtcagatgcttggttggggtctgcatactccaaaagacctgaagcagagaagattgtgagcattgtttttgatgaagggttcaataaaagtggagaggagttgactgcg gtgacagaacctttggtgagggttcttcgtatggtggatggaaagggcatgccaatgggtttcatttatgaggccatggatagggccaaagaggccatttcacattactatcgtggaaatgcaagaaaatgtgaaatcttttggcgcatcattgatcgtaggtggacaaaccaactccaccaaccgatacatgccttcgcctactttttgaacccgaaattctacttctctgattcatttagggctgatgaggaggtcatggcaggtgttattacatgcattgataagatgacacctgatcctgagttgagagacaaggttcttgatgagttggag atctacaaaagtgcagaggggagactcttctcatcacaactagcaattgataggagaggaaaacaacaaccaggtaaaaaatttagtaacttagttcaatag